TCATCAGCCGTAATATCTAAAGCAGCTAAAGCAACCTTCCATCCATGCATATAACCCGTTGGGAACATAAGGTGCATTTTATCACCTATATTTGTACTGGCTGCACAATCTTGTATACCAATACAAAAATCTCCAGCTAACGTATTACCGGGCCAAGAAGCTACTGGCCAATCCGTAGCCTTACTTTGGTCTAAGGTTTTAGCCATTAAATCGTAATAATAACGTAGTATATCTGCCTCAATGCCTGCAACTTGACCTACACGCACAGGTTTACTCATGCTTAGCAGGCTACTAGCAATAGTTGGCAAGCTAGCTTGCTCACCTGCTGACCCAACACTGGCAACCATAGCTACAAGCCCTTGACTGCTTGGGTTGTCTGCGGTTGTAGTTCGACTTTGCAAACGCATTGTCCCTGCTGCTGACACACCAATTTGCGGCGGCAACATGCCCTCAGACCATGGGAAGTAACCATCATATGGAGAAGCTAGGTTTACAGCATTGCCCTGCATAGGCGATGCTGCATCGTTAAGACCAAACCATATTCACACTATTGGCTGATACTAACGTATTTGTTGCAGCACTACCAACCGCAGGTGCAGGATTACCTAACCGACTTGGAGAGGTTGCATTCGCATTTGGGTTTGTTTGTGGTGCGGCTGTAGGGAATGGCAAAGGATTGTTGCCCATAAACCTTGGCATCACAGGATTGATCATCACATTATGCTCAATTGCCAAGTATACATCTGGTGATTCCAAAGGACTTAATAAACGTTCACCATCGGCAGGATTAAATACAGTATCTGTACCCGCTCCTGGTGAGCCACCAGTTGGATTGGCTTGGATATTATAATCTGCAAAGTAATCAATCAAAAGTCCGCCATACACGATTAGCCGCGCATTTGAGCCTAAATAACCATCATCATCGGGTACGGCACCATCTGCAACCGTAAAAGGATATTGCCCCCCAAGTGTTGCGGGATCAGTGATTGAACCTGTGTATAAATTTGCACAACTCCCTTTTTTCTTACAAGCCATCAACTTATTAAAATCATAGCTGCCATTGGAGGCATCGCCTGCACTTTCAATAACATGAAGCTGGGTTGGTGTTCCATTACAAGTTGCTGTAACTCCTGAATCGGGCACTGCTGGAAACATCAATCTAACCATGCCAAACATGGGAATACCATTGGCGATATTATATTGAATCTGTGCAATATTTAATCGCCCCGTAACAGGTGCAAATGCACGCACCGTACCACCCGAAGCAGCACTAACAATAGCATCTACAGATTGGCGCAAAGCTTCAGCTTTACTGCAATATATACCATTGCCAAACTGACCATCGTTAGCAGCTGTAAATGGCGCTGTTTGACACGTAAACTGCTCTGCTGCCCAACGATATGTGTCCATACTAAATAACTGATTGCTTGAACTTGAAAAATAATTAACTTGATCTGATGTACCCAACAGTGGTGCATTCACTAATTTTTGTGGCAACAGATTGGCAGGCAAATCTAATCCTGTTGTATCTTGAGCCACCGATGCCCAGTCAACCTTAAACGCTGTTTTTGTACCATGTCCGGCATACAAGAGATAAGGTACGGTACTAAAAGTTGCCCCCGTTTGCGACCCCGTACCATTACGAAAACCTTTACCACCGGAGCCAATGGCTGTATTGGATGCCAACGCCGTACCTGAAGGCACTGAACCCAGTGCATATGGCGCTTGTGTAACCTCAATAACTGTACTGCCATTACCCGTTGCACTTGCTGTCCAAGGCGAGGCATTCGCATCTCGGTTTGCAGGTGGTGTTGCAGGTGGATTACAAATATCCGCAAAATTTACGCCTGACGGGGCATTGGTCATCGCGCTCACTCCTGTAAGCAAATTATTGATTACACTTTGCGATTCGCGCATCAACTGCCTCGCCTGCCCAGACCTGCCCAAAGCATACGTCACCATCTTACAACCTGCTGCACACGTAGCACCCGCTGTTAAATCCACAGGCGTTTGGTAAGGAAAAGCTGGGGGCGTTTCATTATTAAAAGATGTTACCCAGACCGCAACTTGCGGTGTTGTACCCACCCCCCAACTACTATTGGCTACCTTGCTAATTCCTGTTGCTGTAAGATTAAAAACAAAAAACTGATTGGTCGCACTTTGAATATCAGCATCGGTTGGCATCGCTGCATCATCAATCGAAGATGGTGTAAAAGAACCTTCATAAGGGGCGATGGGTG
This genomic stretch from Ghiorsea bivora harbors:
- a CDS encoding PilX N-terminal domain-containing pilus assembly protein, which gives rise to MKKVNFKQQGQQGFILVTSLVLLAILTLLGITAAYKTVIETKISRMAVQMDRASAAAETGLTQAYWYWVKDTVQGIADAQTLTSYVAGIGGSPIAPYEGSFTPSSIDDAAMPTDADIQSATNQFFVFNLTATGISKVANSSWGVGTTPQVAVWVTSFNNETPPAFPYQTPVDLTAGATCAAGCKMVTYALGRSGQARQLMRESQSVINNLLTGVSAMTNAPSGVNFADICNPPATPPANRDANASPWTASATGNGSTVIEVTQAPYALGSVPSGTALASNTAIGSGGKGFRNGTGSQTGATFSTVPYLLYAGHGTKTAFKVDWASVAQDTTGLDLPANLLPQKLVNAPLLGTSDQVNYFSSSSNQLFSMDTYRWAAEQFTCQTAPFTAANDGQFGNGIYCSKAEALRQSVDAIVSAASGGTVRAFAPVTGRLNIAQIQYNIANGIPMFGMVRLMFPAVPDSGVTATCNGTPTQLHVIESAGDASNGSYDFNKLMACKKKGSCANLYTGSITDPATLGGQYPFTVADGAVPDDDGYLGSNARLIVYGGLLIDYFADYNIQANPTGGSPGAGTDTVFNPADGERLLSPLESPDVYLAIEHNVMINPVMPRFMGNNPLPFPTAAPQTNPNANATSPSRLGNPAPAVGSAATNTLVSANSVNMVWS